The Euphorbia lathyris chromosome 3, ddEupLath1.1, whole genome shotgun sequence genome contains a region encoding:
- the LOC136224820 gene encoding uncharacterized protein: MAIDQRRHRNRDEDLGKSGGVYIPPFKLEPMPMPMRMIVEDERLSWEALRKSINGVVNKANATNIKNIIPELFAENLIRGRGLFCRACIKSQMSSPIFTDVFAALVSVVNTKFPEVGQLLLRRLVFQFKRAYKRNDKPQLLAVAKFLAHLVNQQVAHELIALELLAVLLENPTDDSVQVAVGFVAECGSLLQDVSPKGLDGAFERFRGILHEGQIDKRVQFLTEGLFAIRKAKFRGSLL, translated from the coding sequence ATGGCGATAGATCAGAGGAGGCACCGAAACAGAGATGAGGATTTGGGTAAGAGCGGGGGAGTTTACATCCCACCTTTTAAATTGGAGCCGATGCCGATGCCGATGCGGATGATTGTAGAGGATGAGAGGTTAAGTTGGGAAGCTCTTCGTAAGAGTATCAACGGTGTCGTTAATAAAGCTAATGCCACAAACATAAAGAATATCATCCCGGAATTGTTTGCTGAAAACTTGATTCGAGGAAGGGGTCTTTTCTGTAGAGCTTGTATCAAGTCACAAATGTCATCTCCAATTTTCACTGATGTTTTTGCTGCCTTAGTCTCTGTGGTGAACACCAAATTCCCTGAGGTGGGTCAGCTATTACTAAGAAGGTTAGTGTTTCAGTTCAAGAGAGCTTATAAACGAAATGACAAGCCTCAATTGCTAGCTGTTGCCAAATTCTTAGCTCATTTAGTTAACCAGCAAGTAGCTCATGAACTCATTGCCCTAGAACTGCTTGCTGTTTTGCTGGAGAATCCCACTGATGATAGCGTTCAAGTAGCTGTGGGGTTTGTCGCTGAGTGTGGGTCTTTACTGCAGGACGTGTCACCCAAAGGTCTTGATGGAGCATTTGAGCGCTTCCGAGGTATTCTCCATGAAGGACAAATTGACAAGAGGGTTCAATTTTTAACTGAGGGCCTATTTGCCATCAGAAAAGCCAAGTTTCGGGGATCCCTACTTTGA